GTGCCCTGAGCCTCTCGTACAGCCTCTTCGCTTCTTCTAAGCATTCTTGGCCAATAAAGCCTTGGAAGCGAATGGTTATGCTTCCATCCCTGTTAACAATTATTTCTATATTC
The DNA window shown above is from Candidatus Nezhaarchaeota archaeon and carries:
- a CDS encoding DUF2997 domain-containing protein translates to MKNIEIIVNRDGSITIRFQGFIGQECLEEAKRLYERLRALGISVTIEKTVPTQELYATQRQEVKRYEVL